The following DNA comes from Candidatus Binatia bacterium.
GGTGCGGGCGCACGCTCGACGTGCGCTGGTGCCTGACCCCACAGGAGAATCACCACATGTCCGAGCTCGAAATCCAGCAGAAAGTCGTCGACATCATCCGTCCTTTCGCCAAGGCTCCCGAAGGCCTGGAAAGAGCAGGCGGCGAAGTGTCGATCCTCGACGACCTCAAGGTCAATTCGGCGCGCCTCGTCGACATCGTGCTCGCA
Coding sequences within:
- a CDS encoding phosphopantetheine-binding protein; protein product: CGRTLDVRWCLTPQENHHMSELEIQQKVVDIIRPFAKAPEGLERAGGEVSILDDLKVNSARLVDIVLAFEDAFDIQIDDDDADSVKTIADAVTLIHGKIS